The nucleotide sequence AGGGCGGAGGCAAGCTTCGCGAAGACGCGCAGGATCTCCTGCAGCGTGGGGTGCTTCTTTTCCTGCCACTCGCCCAGCGTCCAGCCATCGACGTACTCCAGCGCAATATACATATTGCCCGCTTCGGCGTAGCCATACCCGAGCGGCTGGATGATGTTTGGGTGGCCCTGTTCCATCAACAGCAGCAGGACCGTCAATTCACGCATCGCCCTCACATGCGTCTGCATGGCGTCGCCGCTGGCATCGCGGTGCCGTGCCACCTTGAGCGCTCGGAGCTGCTCATCCTTCTGCACCAGGTAGACGACCGCGGAGCCACCGTCGCCGAGTTCCCTCAAGACGTGCCAACCGTCAATCATGGCGCCAGAAGGCAGCCGGAGAAGGGTGGTCATCGCTTGCCCTCCGCTACGGCGGCCGGGAGTGTCACACTCGGAATCACAAGGCTCCGGCCGGTGTCGCCGAGTACTTCCAGGGCGAAGACCACGCCGGCACTCGCGGGCGGCTCGTCTGCCACCACAAGCACACCAACGGATTCCCCGGGTGCGATCGTGTCCCTTGCAGCCGTCACGCGAAGCACACGCAGCGCGACTCCCCCCTTGCCTGTCAACGTCGCACTGCGCGGCGAGAAGGGCGGGAGCCCGGCCCCGTTGCGTATACCGATGTTAAAGAGCACCCAACCGTTACCGCGATACGACACGCCCGGATACGCGGAGAGTCCGTGCCCATTGTCCGCCACGCGGTCGATGCCCCGGGTCTGCACACCGCGCGCATCCACGTAACCCATCCGCACGAAGTCTTCGGGCAGGGGGGCTGCGCGCTGCTCTTCGACCGGACAGACTGCCTTCGGCAACTCGGGCCGCTTCACGTCGATCCGCGTGTCCACTTCGGCCGCGTCCATGACGAGCACGAACGCGGCCCGAGCGGGCGCCTTCCCATCCGCGAAGAACACCTCGAGCTCCTGGCGCTCGTCGGCCCGGTAATCGTCCACGGCTTGGACGATGATCGAGCTTTCACCGGCATCCCGAATCCGAATCCGCGACGGATCGACCGTGATCGTCTTCTTGAGGATCTGCGCGGGGAACCACAGCAGCGTCAGCGTGTCGGGCGAGACGCGGATCTCGGGCAGGGGCCCGGCAGGAGTGCCGGTGACCGTGACCGTCCGTTCTCGCTTCGCCCGACGCAAGTCCGCCTCGCCTCGCGCGGCGGTGCCCCAGAGGACCAGGAGCGCAAGGGCCAATCTACCAGGTTGTGGCAAGGGTGCGTGACCTCCTGGATGGGTACGCTACCATCGCCTACGCCTGTACAGTGCGCCTCAAGTGGAGGGGTCAAGGCGCCGTGCGCCCACCGACACACGTGGATCGAGCAAGGCGCGCCCGAGTAGCCCCGTGACGGGGCTCACGCGAGGAGGGCGCGCAGGCTTCCGGACAGGCCGCGCAGGCGGCGCAGCGCGCCCTCGTGGTCCCCGTCACCGATGTCCTTCCACAGTCCGAGCTGCGCCTCGGCCAGGCCCGCGATGGTGATGGGGTAGGTTGCGGCCTCGGTGACAGCGCCCTTCTCGTTGATCAAGTAGCGGCCGTTCAATGCAAACAGCACCTGGGCCAGGCAGCTCAGCGCCCGGTAGGCGCACCCCGCGATGTGCGTGCGCTCGCCGCGCCGGGCCGCGAGCTCGGCATTGCTGATGGCGAAGTCCACCTCCCAGCCGAAGCGGAAGATGAGCTCCTTCTTCAGCGCCTCTGGATAGGGCCACGTCTGGCCCTTCAGCTCGGCGATGCGGCCGAGCGGATCGAAGAGCGGCTGGCACGTGGCGACCTCTCCCATCCAGATGGCCGAGCAGAAGCCGTGGGGGTGTCCCGTCTGGTAGTTCATCGAGAAGCGGCCCTGCCGTGCCTCGGCGATGACGTCGCGCACACGGCCCAAGTCCCGGTAGATCAGATCCACCTTGGTGCCGCCAATGTGGAGCCAGCCGCCACCGTTGATCCAGGGCCCCCACTCTCCAAACTGCGTCACCGTCTCGGAGGGATCATCGACCACCGGGACGATGGCCGAGCGCAGTGCCTCGACGTCGAAGGGCGCGTCCGGCTCGTAGTAGATTCCGACGTCGTAGTCGGACAGGGGGCCCGCGGTTCCTCGCGCTCGCGAGCCTCCGAGCACGAGTGCGGACACGCCTGGAAGGGGTTGGAGGGCTTCGACTACACGGCTCAGGATGGGGTCCAAGGGGCTCTCCGATCAGCCGCGCAGGCTCGACAGGTCCTCGCGCTTGGGCAGGGCAGCATAGGAGCCCGGCCGGGTCACCGTGAAGGCGCCACAGCGCGTGGCGAACTCCAGCGCCTCGCGCAGACGCCCCTCTTCCTGGGCCCAGGAGGCGAGGGTGCCACGCGACACTTTCGCGTCCACCAGGGCGGAGATGAGACCGCCGATGAAGGCATCTCCCGCCGC is from Hyalangium minutum and encodes:
- a CDS encoding DUF2381 family protein; protein product: MRRAKRERTVTVTGTPAGPLPEIRVSPDTLTLLWFPAQILKKTITVDPSRIRIRDAGESSIIVQAVDDYRADERQELEVFFADGKAPARAAFVLVMDAAEVDTRIDVKRPELPKAVCPVEEQRAAPLPEDFVRMGYVDARGVQTRGIDRVADNGHGLSAYPGVSYRGNGWVLFNIGIRNGAGLPPFSPRSATLTGKGGVALRVLRVTAARDTIAPGESVGVLVVADEPPASAGVVFALEVLGDTGRSLVIPSVTLPAAVAEGKR
- a CDS encoding nucleotidyltransferase domain-containing protein, translated to MDPILSRVVEALQPLPGVSALVLGGSRARGTAGPLSDYDVGIYYEPDAPFDVEALRSAIVPVVDDPSETVTQFGEWGPWINGGGWLHIGGTKVDLIYRDLGRVRDVIAEARQGRFSMNYQTGHPHGFCSAIWMGEVATCQPLFDPLGRIAELKGQTWPYPEALKKELIFRFGWEVDFAISNAELAARRGERTHIAGCAYRALSCLAQVLFALNGRYLINEKGAVTEAATYPITIAGLAEAQLGLWKDIGDGDHEGALRRLRGLSGSLRALLA